Proteins encoded by one window of Xanthomonas sp. DAR 80977:
- a CDS encoding glycosyltransferase family 2 protein yields the protein MSETIALSVTPLQQIAPLAPTFPATAAHDAIWRAFGSDPQIALRWQGEALAGGWYLLTGELSVYRGRMFAPVLYPTYRVRHSGEAERIDLPLNIPSGETCRFEIVVRLVESTTGIRFDPSVAPMDFSHSALHLQRIERGEAMRRLFGASFARREGGVNKLRLLARTAIDVLTKGVRRMADRLYHEYATRMCSGSFSDYEVWQEFYDCRDAAWKEAADAELASLTRRPLVSVIVPTYNTPERWLRRCIESVREQVYPNWELCIADDASTDPAVMQVLAEYAGLDDRVRFQRREQNGHISAASNTALQMARGEFVALLDHDDELHPLALLKSVHAFENNPRWQMLFTDEDKIDVEGKRSDPYFKSDWNPDLFLSQNCVCHLTVYRAEAVHAVGGFLEGFEGAQDWDLTLRITERLPHDAIGHLPLVLYHWRMISGSTAMAPGEKSYAHLAALRAVQAHLDRTGNGGKVLEMASYSGYFRISYPLPEPVPLVSLLIPTRDRIDLLKQCIDSILERTDYPNYEIVVIDNDSQEEASREYFAQVQQDPRVRVLPYPHPFNYSAINNAGARVARGTVLGLLNNDIEVISRDWLDEMVGHALRPEIGVVGAMLYYPNNTIQHAGVILGIGGVAGHCYVGMARGWPGDKHRGGLAQSLSAVTAACAIVRRSVFEQVGGLDEQLEVAFNDVDFCLRVRAAGYRNLWTPFAELYHHESASRGYETTPEKIARFKREESFMKARWGKALQQDPYYNVNLTVESTPFTLAYPPRSWEPQSWGRALA from the coding sequence ATGTCCGAAACGATTGCACTCAGCGTCACTCCACTGCAGCAGATTGCGCCGCTAGCTCCGACATTCCCGGCCACGGCAGCGCATGATGCGATATGGCGCGCCTTCGGCAGCGATCCCCAGATAGCACTGCGTTGGCAAGGCGAAGCCCTGGCTGGGGGCTGGTATCTGCTCACCGGCGAGCTGTCGGTCTACCGCGGGCGCATGTTCGCGCCGGTGCTGTATCCGACGTATCGCGTCAGGCACAGCGGCGAGGCCGAGCGCATCGACCTTCCCTTGAATATCCCCAGCGGCGAAACCTGCCGGTTCGAGATCGTGGTCCGTCTGGTGGAGTCGACCACGGGCATCCGCTTCGATCCCTCCGTCGCGCCGATGGATTTCAGTCATTCCGCCCTGCACTTGCAGCGCATCGAGCGCGGCGAAGCCATGCGGCGTCTGTTCGGCGCATCGTTTGCCCGCCGCGAAGGCGGCGTGAACAAGCTGCGGCTATTGGCACGAACGGCGATCGATGTGTTGACCAAGGGCGTCCGCAGGATGGCCGATCGCCTCTATCACGAGTATGCGACCCGCATGTGTTCGGGGTCCTTCTCCGACTACGAGGTGTGGCAGGAGTTCTACGATTGCCGCGACGCTGCATGGAAGGAGGCCGCAGACGCGGAGCTCGCCTCGTTGACGCGCAGGCCGCTGGTATCGGTCATCGTGCCGACGTACAACACCCCCGAGCGTTGGTTGCGGCGCTGCATCGAAAGCGTGCGCGAGCAGGTGTACCCGAACTGGGAGTTGTGCATCGCCGACGATGCATCCACCGATCCTGCGGTGATGCAGGTGCTTGCCGAATATGCCGGACTCGACGATCGCGTGCGGTTCCAGCGACGGGAGCAGAACGGGCATATCTCCGCGGCGTCGAACACGGCCCTGCAGATGGCCAGGGGCGAGTTCGTGGCATTGCTCGACCACGACGACGAATTGCATCCCCTGGCCCTGCTCAAGAGCGTCCACGCGTTCGAGAACAACCCGCGCTGGCAGATGCTGTTCACCGACGAAGACAAGATCGACGTGGAGGGGAAGCGGTCCGATCCCTACTTCAAGTCGGACTGGAATCCGGATCTATTCCTTTCGCAGAACTGCGTCTGCCACCTGACCGTCTATCGTGCCGAAGCGGTGCATGCGGTCGGTGGTTTCCTCGAGGGCTTCGAGGGCGCGCAGGATTGGGATCTGACGTTGCGGATCACCGAGAGGCTCCCTCACGATGCGATCGGCCATCTTCCGCTGGTGCTGTATCACTGGCGCATGATCAGTGGCTCCACCGCGATGGCGCCAGGTGAAAAGTCGTATGCGCATCTTGCCGCGTTGCGCGCGGTGCAGGCGCATCTGGACCGGACCGGCAACGGCGGGAAGGTGCTGGAGATGGCGAGCTACAGCGGCTATTTCCGGATTTCGTATCCGCTGCCGGAACCGGTGCCGCTGGTCAGTCTGTTGATTCCCACCCGCGACCGCATCGATCTGCTCAAGCAGTGCATCGATTCGATCCTGGAGCGCACCGACTATCCCAACTACGAGATCGTGGTCATCGACAACGACTCCCAGGAGGAGGCGTCCAGGGAGTATTTCGCGCAGGTCCAGCAGGATCCGCGCGTACGCGTGCTGCCGTATCCGCATCCGTTCAACTACTCGGCGATCAACAACGCCGGCGCGCGCGTCGCGCGCGGGACGGTTCTGGGTCTGCTCAACAACGATATCGAAGTCATCAGTCGCGATTGGCTGGACGAGATGGTCGGGCACGCGCTGCGCCCCGAGATCGGCGTGGTGGGCGCGATGCTGTACTACCCGAACAACACGATTCAGCACGCTGGCGTGATCCTCGGCATCGGTGGTGTGGCCGGGCACTGCTATGTGGGCATGGCGCGTGGCTGGCCTGGCGACAAACACCGCGGTGGCTTGGCGCAAAGTCTGAGCGCGGTGACCGCGGCCTGTGCGATCGTGCGCCGTTCGGTGTTCGAGCAGGTCGGCGGCCTGGACGAGCAACTGGAAGTGGCCTTCAACGACGTCGACTTCTGCCTGCGCGTCCGCGCGGCCGGCTATCGCAACCTTTGGACCCCGTTCGCCGAGCTTTATCATCACGAATCGGCTTCGCGCGGCTACGAGACCACCCCGGAGAAGATCGCCCGCTTCAAGCGCGAGGAGAGCTTCATGAAGGCGCGCTGGGGCAAGGCGTTGCAGCAGGATCCCTACTACAACGTCAATCTCACGGTGGAGTCGACTCCATTCACGCTGGCTTATCCGCCGCGCTCCTGGGAACCGCAATCCTGGGGCCGGGCGCTTGCATGA